Proteins from one Penicillium digitatum chromosome 2, complete sequence genomic window:
- a CDS encoding 3-dehydroshikimate dehydratase, putative, translating to MSIPHSSLQKIPLSYASCSIGCSPNDTLPHRLQAIGEAGFSAIELSFPDILDFGAQITGKPIAANDYAAIMPVAAEIRKLCEEHGLKIMMLQPFANFEGWVKGSIDREEAFARATGWMEIMNVVGTDMLQVGATDTPEHLIKKERDVIISDLRALSEILAKRNFRLAYENWCWSTHAPGWKEVWEIVKAVDRPNCGLCLDTFQTAGSEWGDPTTESGLIESVSQSELQERFTASMDELASSVPGDKIYLLQISDAYKVSPPLEDKTIDGLRARGRWSHDYRPMPYDGGYLPIEDVARAVLKTGFRGWFSMEIFDSGPQGTGKKYEMGPFAAKAMDSMQKFLKNCATN from the exons ATGTCAATCCCTCATTCAAGCCTCCAAAAAATCCCCCTCTCATACGCTTCCTGCTCAATCGGCTGCAGCCCAAACGACACACTCCCGCACCGCCTCCAAGCAATTGGCGAAGCAGGCTTCAGCGCAATCGAGCTCTCCTTCCCAGACATCCTAGATTTTGGCGCGCAAATCACTGGTAAACCAATTGCGGCGAACGACTATGCCGCAATTATGCCCGTAGCCGCGGAGATCCGCAAACTCTGCGAAGAACACGGGTTGAAAATCATGATGCTGCAGCCATTCGCCAACTTCGAAGGTTGGGTCAAGGGCTCCATAGATCGTGAAGAGGCATTTGCTAGAGCAACAGGTTGGATGGAGATTATGAATGTCGTGGGCACGGACATGTTGCAG GTCGGAGCAACAGACACACCCGAGCACTTAATCAAGAAAGAACGCGATGTCATCATCTCCGACTTGCGCGCATTGTCCGAAATCCTCGCAAAACGTAACTTCCGCCTCGCTTACGAAAACTGGTGCTGGTCGACCCACGCACCCGGGTGGAAGGAAGTCTGGGAGATAGTGAAAGCTGTCGATCGTCCGAATTGTGGCTTGTGCTTAGACACGTTCCAGACTGCGGGCAGTGAATGGGGAGACCCGACTACCGAGTCTGGTCTGATTGAATCTGTTTCGCAGTCCGAGCTACAGGAGCGTTTCACTGCGAGCATGGATGAGCTTGCAAGTTCTGTGCCTGGTGATAAGATCTATCTGCTTCAGATCTCTGATGCGTATAAGGTGTCACCGCCGTTGGAGGACAAGACTATCGATGGGCTGAGGGCTAGGGGTCGCTGGAGTCATGATTACAGGCCTATGCCGTATGACGGCGGGTATTTACCCATTGAGGATGTTGCGAGGGCGGTGCTGAAAACGGGGTTCCGTGGCTGGTTCTCGATGGAGATTTTTGACAGTGGTCCGCAGGGAACTGGGAAGAAGTATGAGATGGGGCCTTTTGCAGCGAAGGCTATGGATAGTATGCAGAAGTTTTTGAAGAATTGTGCGACGAATTGA
- a CDS encoding Delta-1-pyrroline-5-carboxylate dehydrogenase PrnC has protein sequence MSSILRTRAPISRLAGRIPSSGTRFMGTYATFKVPQINNEPNQHYVPGTPDRKGLEEALAKYKQKAPLNVPLVVAGKELKGYETFTQSNPATHAPVATYSNASKADIQSAIDSALAARKSWADTPFSERASIFLKAADLIATKYRYDIMALTMHGQGKNAWQAEIDSAAELCDFFRFGVKYAEELYAQQPAHNANGVWNRLEYRPLEGFVYAISPFNFTAIGGNLAGAPALMGNVVIWKPSPSAIASNWLVHQILLEAGLPKDVIQFVPGDAAEVTSTVLESRDFAALHFTGSTDVFRMLYGKISQGVADGKYRSYPRIVGETGGKNFHLVHKSADVRNAAVQTVRGAFEFQGQKCSATSRAYIASSIAEDFVQQVVAEVQKINVGEPSEFTNFCGPVIHEASFNKLSGVIEEAKNDSELELLVGGTYDSSKGWYIQPTVYRTTNPDHPLLSRELFGPILVIHSYNDATEADFTKICDKIDSTSTYALTGSIFAQDRAAVQVADEALRNAAGNFYINCKSTGAVVGQQPFGGARASGTNDKAGSANLMSRFVSLRSIKEEYIPTYTVAYPSNAN, from the exons ATGTCCTCGATTCTGCGCACCCGCGCGCCCATTTCGCGCCTCGCAGGCCGCATTCCGAGCTCCGGCACGCGCTTCATGGGCACTTATGCCACTTTCAAGGTGCCTCAGATTAACAATGAGCCTAAC CAACACTACGTTCCCGGTACTCCAGACCGCAAGGGTCTCGAGGAGGCCCTGGCCAAGTACAAGCAGAAAGCTCCTTTGAACGTGCCTTTGGTTGTTGCGGGTAAGGAG CTCAAGGGATATGAAACCTTCACTCAGTCTAACCCCGCAACTCACGCTCCTGTGGCAACTTATTCCAACGCATCTAAGGCCGATATTCAGTCCGCCATTGATTCGGCTCTCGCTGCTCGCAAGTCTTGGGCCGATACTCCTTTCTCCGAGCGTGCTAGCATTTTCCTCAAGGCCGCTGATCTTATTGCGACCAAGTACCGTTACGACATTATGGCATTGACTATGCACGGACAGGGCAAAAACGCATGGCAAGCCGAGATTGATTCCGCCGCCGAGCTGTGCGACTTCTTCCGATTCGGTGTGAAGTATGCCGAAGAGCTTTACGCACAGCAGCCCGCTCACAACGCCAACGGTGTGTGGAACCGTCTGGAGTACCGCCCTCTTGAGGGTTTCGTGTACGCTATCAGCCCCTTCAACTTCACCGCAATCGGTGGAAACTTGGCCGGTGCACCCGCTTTGATGGGTAACGTTGTGATCTGGAAGCCCTCGCCCTCCGCGATTGCCTCCAACTGGCTCGTGCACCAGATCCTTCTTGAGGCCGGTCTTCCCAAGGATGTCATCCAGTTCGTTCCTGGTGACGCCGCGGAGGTGACCAGCACCGTACTTGAGAGCCGCGACTTCGCCGCTCTTCACTTCACCGGAAGCACTGATGTCTTCCGCATGCTTTACGGTAAGATCTCACAAGGCGTGGCCGACGGTAAGTACCGCAGCTACCCTCGCATTGTGGGTGAGACCGGTGGCAAGAACTTCCATTTGGTACACAAGTCTGCAGATGTCCGCAACGCCGCAGTCCAGACCGTGCGCGGTGCTTTCGAGTTCCAGGGCCAGAAGTGCAGCGCCACCTCCCGTGCCTACATTGCTTCTTCGATCGCCGAGGACTTTGTCCAGCAGGTCGTCGCGGAGGTGCAAAAGATCAACGTTGGCGAGCCATCTGAGTTCACCAACTTCTGCGGTCCCGTCATCCACGAGGCCTCATTCAACAAGCTTTCCGGTGTCATCGAGGAGGCGAAGAATGACTCCGAGCTTGAGCTGCTTGTTGGTGGAACCTACGACTCTTCCAAGGGATGGTACATCCAGCCTACAGTTTACCGTACCACGAACCCGGACCACCCTCTGCTTTCCCGCGAGCTCTTCGGTCCCATTCTCGTCATTCACTCCTACAATGACGCCACTGAGGCCGACTTCACCAAGATTTGTGACAAGATCGATAGCACCAGCACCTACGCTCTGACCGGCTCCATCTTCGCGCAGGACCGCGCGGCTGTCCAGGTTGCCGATGAGGCTCTCCGCAACGCCGCTGGTAACTTCTACATAAACTGCAAGAGCACCGGTGCCGTTGTCGGCCAGCAGCCCTTCGGTGGTGCACGTGCTAGCGGTACCAACGACAAGGCCGGAAGTGCCAACCTGATGTCCCGTTTCGTCAGCTTGCGCTCCATTAAGGAGGAGTACATTCCCACATACACCGTTGCGTACCCCAGCAACGCCAACTGA
- a CDS encoding Proline-specific permease encodes MKSDSPKSLEAGDRPGSPCDDPKAMQGEIISHNSKTQRGLSSRHVQFLALGGCIGTGLFVGSGASLSTVGPAPLLMGYIVMSSIVYFVMNMLGEMTTYLPVQGVSTPYLITRFTEPSLGFAIGYNYWYSFSMLLASEVTACGLVIEYWNSPVNVGVWIAIILVLVLLLNIVAVSWYGEAEFWFASLKIIAILGLIILGVILFFGGGPNHDRLGFRYWKSPGAFVEPYLVPNINTGRFLAFWTAMIKCGFSFIFSPELITAAAGEAESPRRNIPKASKRFIYRLFAFYVLGSLVIGVTVAYNDKNLLQGVASGSSGAGASPFVVGIQNAGIAGLNHVINAAILTSAFSSGNSWLFAGSRTLYSLAGEGQAPAFFLRCNKNGVPYNAVLVTWAIGLLSFLNLSNSGSTVFYWFTNITTIGGFLAWVIVAVAYLRFRSALDFHGLLKSRPFITPFQPYGAYYVMVFVSLLAITNGYTIFFPGKFTASDFLVSYIVFVIFFVLYLGHKFHYKTPWMVKVSELDIFSGKDEIDRLEEEEIKPQPRNWLERVWWWIA; translated from the exons ATGAAAAGCGACTCGCCCAAGAGTCTCGAGGCCGGGGATCGTCCCGGGTCCCCGTGTGACGACCCAAAAGCCATGCAGGGAGAGATCATAAGTCATAATTCAAAGACCCAGCGAGGTTTGAGCTCGCGCCATGTTCAATTCTTGGCTCTGGGTGGTTGTATCGGTACTGGTCTTTTTGTCGGCAGTGGCGCATCGCTCTCGACGGTTGGACCTG CTCCTTTGCTCATGGGTTATATTGTCATGTCAAGCATTGTTTACTTTGTCATGAACATGCTTGGTGAAATGACCACCTATCTCCCCGTCCAGGGTGTGTCTACGCCTTATTTGATCACTCGGTTTACGGAGCCCAGTCTTGGATTCGCTATTG GGTATAACTATTG GTATTCATTTTCAATGTTGCTAGCATCAGAAGTCACTGCATGCGGCCTCGTTATAGAGTATTGGAATTCGCCGGTTAACGTGGGTGTATGGATCGCAATTATTCTCGTTC TTGTCCTCCTTCTAAACATTGTCGCGGTCTCTTGGTATGGCGAAGCTGAATTCTGGTTCGCATCACTCAAGATCATTGCGATCCTCGGTCTGATCATCTTGGGTGTCATTCTTTTCTTCGGGGGAGGTCCTAACCATGACCGTCTCGGCTTCCGATACTGGAAATCGCCAGGCGCATTTGTGGAGCCCTACTTGGTTCCAAACATAAACACAGGCCGTTTTCTAGCCTTCTGGACCGCTATGATCAAGTGCGGATTCTCCTTTATCTTCTCTCCAGAGCTGATCACTGCTGCTGCCGGTGAAGCTGAGTCGCCACGCCGCAACATTCCCAAGGCGTCAAAGCGGTTTATCTATCGTCTGTTCGCATTTTATGTCTTGGGTAGCTTGGTCATTGGTGTGACGGTCGCATACAACGACAAGAACCTCCTGCAGGGTGTTGCGAGCGGTAGTTCTGGTGCTGGCGCCAGTCCATTCGTTGTCGGCATCCAAAATGCTGGTATTGCTGGATTGAACCACGTTATCAATGCTGCTATTCTCACCTCTGCCTTCTCCTCGGGCAACTCATGGCTCTTTGCTGGGTCTCGCACACTTTACTCGCTCGCCGGTGAAGGCCAGGCTCCAGCATTTTTCCTTCGCTGCAACAAAAACGGTGTCCCTTACAATGCTGTCCTGGTAACTTGGGCAATTGGTCTACTCTCATTCTTGAATCTGTCTAACTCGGGTTCAACTGTGTTTTATTGGTTTACCAACATTACAACAATCGGTGGCTTCCTCGCTTGGGTCATCGTGGCAGTGGCATACCTG CGTTTTCGCAGCGCTTTGGACTTCCACGGGTTACTCAAGTCGCGGCCCTTCATTACCCCCTTCCAGCCTTATGGTGCTTACTATGTTATGGTCTTTGTATCACTACTGGCTATAACCAACGGCTACACGATATTCTTCCCAGGAAAATTTACCGCATCTGATTTTCTGGTTTCCTACATTGTCTTCGTGATCTTCTTCGTGCTGTACCTCGGTCACAAGTTCCATTACAAGACGCCATGGATGGTCAAGGTGTCGGAGCTTGACATTTTCAGCGGTAAAGATGAGATTGACAgacttgaagaagaggagatcaagCCGCAGCCACGCAACTGGCTTGAGCGAGTATGGTGGTGGATTGCATAG
- a CDS encoding Proline oxidase PrnD — MKAAPSVRVPLKAAAQTTRLVSGTSNSRSSVASVSASNTWQSTTKAPPPLPRKALTAPLAKLPLSSVLRSLLVLSVSSSPLLLKPCIYTLSLLAHPRNAFWDVSKNPLLNMLVKHTIYKQFNAGENKLEVQNSINQIKALGCRGVLLGYAREVLVDENSDNVYDVKAALAEIKIWMEGTLQTVDMAQPGDFVALKFTGMGTDALRLLQSQTMPTENMDNSILKVCDLAISRGVRLLVDAEEQAVQPGIEAWIMKYQKYCNSQTPGRAIFYGTYQAYLRSTPATLARHLEIARAEGYTLGVKLVRGAYMKTEPRHLVWAEKEETDECYDQVVESLLTRKYNSMLKAPSKDTPTELPPVNVIIATHNRESVRKAHALRMEQATRGEDYGVDLSYAQLQGMADEVSCELLQGFESAENSVGATPMDAPNVFKLLTWGSVQECMGFLLRRAVENTEAVGRTKDSQIAMIVELKRRIGNAFSSSK; from the coding sequence ATGAAGGCTGCACCTTCCGTGCGTGTGCCCCTCAAGGCCGCCGCCCAGACTACCCGACTGGTGAGCGGCACCAGCAACTCGAGATCTTCAGTCGCCTCAGTGTCAGCCTCCAACACATGGCAATCAACTACAAAAGCCCCGCCTCCGCTACCACGCAAGGCACTGACAGCACCTCTGGCTAAGCTGCCCTTGTCTTCAGTTCTACGCTCGTTGTTGGTTCTGTCCGTTTCCTCATCACCTTTACTTCTCAAGCCATGCATCTACACTTTGTCTTTGTTGGCTCATCCTCGCAATGCGTTCTGGGATGTGTCCAAGAACCCACTGCTGAACATGCTTGTCAAGCACACCATCTACAAACAATTTAACGCGGGCGAGAACAAGCTCGAAGTGCAAAATTCGATCAACCAAATTAAAGCGCTCGGATGCCGAGGTGTACTCCTTGGATATGCCCGAGAGGTCCTCGTCGACGAGAACTCGGATAACGTGTACGATGTCAAGGCTGCTCTAGCGGAGATTAAGATTTGGATGGAAGGCACACTTCAGACAGTTGACATGGCTCAACCTGGCGACTTCGTCGCTTTGAAATTCACTGGAATGGGCACCGATGCCCTCCGCCTGTTGCAGTCGCAGACTATGCCTACAGAGAACATGGACAACTCAATCCTCAAGGTCTGCGATCTCGCCATCTCCCGTGGCGTCCGCCTGCTGGTCGACGCTGAAGAACAGGCCGTGCAGCCTGGTATCGAGGCCTGGATCATGAAGTATCAGAAGTACTGCAACTCTCAGACCCCCGGCCGTGCCATCTTCTATGGAACGTACCAAGCCTACCTGCGCTCTACCCCTGCCACTCTGGCCCGCCACCTCGAGATTGCTCGCGCGGAGGGATACACCCTTGGTGTCAAGCTCGTCCGTGGCGCCTACATGAAGACTGAGCCCCGCCACCTCGTCTGggccgagaaggaggagacTGACGAGTGCTATGATCAAGTCGTCGAGTCTCTCCTCACTCGCAAGTACAATTCCATGCTTAAGGCTCCCTCTAAGGACACCCCTACCGAACTCCCACCCGTGAATGTCATCATTGCTACTCACAACCGCGAGTCTGTTCGCAAGGCTCATGCTCTGCGCATGGAACAAGCTACCCGCGGCGAGGACTACGGTGTTGATCTCAGCTATGCTCAGCTTCAGGGTATGGCTGACGAGGTTAGCTGTGAACTGCTCCAGGGATTCGAGAGTGCCGAGAACAGTGTCGGAGCTACCCCCATGGATGCCCCCAACGTCTTCAAACTGTTGACCTGGGGCTCGGTTCAGGAATGCATGGGCTTCTTGCTTCGTCGCGCCGTGGAGAACACCGAGGCCGTTGGCCGTACTAAGGATTCTCAGATCGCAATGATCGTTGAGTTGAAGCGTCGCATTGGCAACGCTTTCAGCAGCAGCAAGTGA
- a CDS encoding Proline utilization protein PrnX, putative — translation MHILSEPNVSKIFRSLTQDQCYSFITALSSALISITKESKPTTLSSTKKIHQPLRTVFTTSEGNTCIFMPVSDTASTGIKVVTASPSGIQGVINIFNPEGHLQGLLAAAEVTAFRTALATMTLFVRCTTLRKDNVLVLGSGRQAEWHSRLALLLYPEQVRRVTFVNRGAKRLAEMERDVISELRGMYPGVVFTTLAKEGVDDYEQRLGEELAAADVIFSCTPATEPNFGYAALQTNPKQRFISLIGSYKPNMHEIDTETLLSGGGKVYVDSKTACLEEAGELITAGLGEERLIEMGDLLEAEGIVEGAVDVPAGCNVVYKCVGMGLMDLAIGKKVLDVGVEMGLGTHVDGF, via the coding sequence ATGCACATCCTCTCCGAACCAAACGTCTCCAAAATCTTCCGCAGTCTAACTCAAGATCAATGCTACAGCTTCATCACAGCACTGAGTAGCGCCCTAATCAGCATAACCAAAGAATCAAAGCCCACAACCCTATCCTCTACTAAAAAAATCCACCAACCCCTCCGGACAGTCTTTACCACTAGCGAGGGCAACACCTGCATCTTCATGCCGGTATCGGACACCGCATCCACCGGCATTAAAGTGGTCACAGCCAGTCCATCTGGAATCCAAGGCGTTatcaacatcttcaaccCAGAAGGCCATCTGCAAGGCCTCCTCGCCGCAGCAGAAGTAACAGCCTTCCGCACCGCGCTAGCAACAATGACCCTCTTCGTGCGCTGCACGACCCTCCGCAAGGATAACGTGCTTGTTCTCGGCAGCGGTCGACAAGCGGAGTGGCATTCGCGTCTTGCACTTCTACTGTACCCGGAACAGGTGCGACGGGTTACCTTTGTGAACCGCGGTGCGAAGAGACTGGCAGAGATGGAGAGGGATGTTATTTCTGAGTTGCGGGGAATGTACCCCGGTGTTGTCTTTACGACACTTGCTAAGGAGGGTGTTGATGATTATGAGCAACGCCTTGGGGAGGAGCTTGCCGCTGCAGATGTCATCTTTAGTTGTACGCCTGCTACGGAGCCGAATTTTGGGTATGCGGCGCTGCAGACAAACCCTAAGCAGAGGTTTATCTCGCTAATTGGGTCGTACAAGCCGAATATGCATGAGATTGATACTGAGACGCTGCTTTCCGGGGGTGGGAAGGTTTATGTTGATTCGAAGACGGCTTGTCTTGAGGAGGCTGGGGAGTTGATTACTGCCGGTTTGGGGGAGGAGCGATTGATTGAGATGGGGGATCTTTTGGAGGCGGAGGGCATCGTGGAGGGAGCGGTGGATGTCCCTGCTGGTTGCAATGTTGTTTATAAATGTGTTGGTATGGGACTCATGGATCTTGCTATTGGGAAGAAGGTGCTGGATGTTGGGGTTGAGATGGGGCTTGGGACTCATGTTGATGGGTTCTAA
- a CDS encoding C6 transcription factor (PrnA), putative: MNDSTPTPAPQKRPRVAEENRKRAVRACDGCRRVKEKCEGGVPCRRCLRYRRQCNFTHIDPNEKTRSTSVSLLGRAAALSRNDIAEAERVRLMERLLSHYVPNITFDMQSLRQAAEDLKRKHRDSDSDAISTREDPNELEDLAIDEEDFTIKAMPDNTTQYSGEFSYLNFTMKIRKKIDEWMKTAAPDATSEVEPFEERWRSTQLQSASPQVSASITCLPPRYVADFLVQIFFKYAQTNNFYIEEDWLIEKLGVCYTDHESLSFDDAGAVCCILMVLAVGTQFAHMESSTPVNCLPSGSTANQDHHFSEDEVGLTFYQFASRLLPDIIATASVRSVQACLLIGTYLLPLDTSGLCYTYFGLALKLAIQNGMHRRYHGEGLSPRMIEVRNRVFWTAFTIEKRISILHGRPSSLSDPDVDGPLPVDFPGLMPVNQISNHPNMVALITLTLKLGEVSNDITSLRKYRKEQQQDCLERLLSHRKHLVDWWSTLPEEITCRDLNPAGPLFRSNVHLKLDYCLTRIFIGRPFLFSNIKGIYQIPSQGLPYKGSSGLSGLSKNRATLVTDCVEAALEIIDLCRLLRDETGLARASFTEFSSCRAALLVILAQGLTKRTERLGAALKQGISLIKIMSMGVGSARSAVSVIEALERAIRRLEAWSETQPDMSSGGTVESAYDRFKNWEMLWKAGPVSPSMLAWQQQEAHASSDQNVPPSVPSQASTMAGPSTLLHGVSMTPSSTAMVGVGGSVPTPAAPDQSIPEGEEVPLPDTFSISQQSLSHMPHFGFDHFVSNFPQELGEFTAIPCFEPDSQGQSNGLAGGEMKAPGSRPDPPHWLNFMRDS; this comes from the exons ATGAACGACTCGACTCCGACGCCCGCACCGCAAAAACGTCCTCGCGTGGCCGAGGAAAACCGCAAGCGAGCTGTCCGAGC GTGCGATGGCTGTCGCCGGGTGAAAGAGAAATGCGAAGGAGGTGTGCCGTGCCGAAGATGTCTGCGATATCGCCGCCAGTGCAATTTTACTCACATTGACCCCAATGAAAAGACCCGGTCAACGTCTGTATC GCTTTTGGGCCGAGCAGCCGCCCTGAGTCGAAATGACATCGCCGAGGCCGAACGGGTGCGCCTGATGGAACGGCTCCTATCGCATTATGTACCCAATATCACTTTCGACATGCAGTCTCTGCGCCAGGCTGCAGAAgatttgaaaagaaaacacCGCGATTCCGATTCCGATGCGATCTCTACCCGGGAAGACCCCAATGAGCTGGAGGACCTTGCCATTGATGAGGAGGATTTTACAATCAAGGCCATGCCTGATAACACAACCC AATATTCCGGGGAATTTTCATACTTAAATTTCACAATGAAGATCCGAAAGAAGATCGATGAGTGGATGAAGACCGCAGCCCCCGAT GCAACTTCTGAAGTTGAGCCTTTTGAAGAAAGATGGCGAAGTACACAACTCCAGTCAGCGTCGCCTCAGGTGTCTGCCTCAATTACATGTCTACCGCCCCGCTATGTCGCCGATTTTCTTGtccagatcttcttcaaataCGCACAAACCAACAATTTCTATATTGAGGAAGACTGGTTAATTGAGAAATTGGGCGTCTGCTACACTGACCATGAAAGTTTGTCATTTGACGATGCAGGCGCCGTGTGCTGTATTCTTATGGTTCTGGCCGTGGGCACTCAATTCGCACATATGGAGTCATCCACACCCGTAAATTGTTTGCCCTCGGGTTCTACAGCTAATCAGGATCATCACTTTTCAGAGGATGAAGTCGGACTCACATTCTACCAATTCGCCTCGAGGCTTTTACCAGATATTATCGCCACCGCTTCCGTTCGAAGTGTGCAGGCCTGTCTGCTTATTGGGACGTACTTGCTTCCGTTGGATACTTCAGGGTTGTGCTACACATACTTTGGCCTGGCATTGAAATTGGCTATTCAAAATGGAATGCATCGGAGGTATCACGGCGAAGGCCTATCTCCGCGCATGATCGAAGTGCGGAATCGGGTTTTCTGGACGGCTTTTACCATCGAAAAGCGCATCAGCATTCTTCACGGTCGACCATCATCGTTGTCGGACCCCGACGTTGATGGTCCCCTACCTGTTGATTTCCCCGGGTTGATGCCCGTCAATCAAATCTCCAACCACCCAAATATGGTAGCACTCATTACATTGACTTTGAAGCTTGGGGAAGTTTCCAATGACATTACCTCATTGCGAAAATACCGCAAAGAGCAACAGCAGGACTGTCTTGAACGATTATTGAGTCACCGAAAACATCTTGTCGATTGGTGGTCGACACTACCAGAAGAGATAACCTGTCGTGATCTGAACCCTGCAGGCCCGCTTTTCAGGTCTAATGTTCATCTCAAGCTAGACTACTGTCTGACTCGAATCTTCATTGGGCGCCCTTTCCTTTTCAGCAACATTAAAGGCATCTACCAGATCCCCTCTCAAGGCCTACCATACAAGGGCTCTTCTGGTCTTTCCGGTCTCTCGAAGAATCGCGCAACTCTTGTTACAGATTGCGTGGAAGCCGCTCTAGAAATCATCGATCTGTGCCGCTTGCTCCGTGACGAGACCGGTCTCGCGCGAGCCTCATTTACCGAATTTAGCTCATGTCGCGCAGCTTTGCTAGTCATTTTAGCCCAGGGCCTGACCAAACGAACTGAAAGACTTGGTGCCGCCCTCAAACAGGGAATTTCCCTTATCAAGATCATGTCTATGGGTGTTGGCTCAGCCCGTTCAGCTGTTAGTGTTATAGAGGCGCTCGAACGTGCTATTCGCCGTCTCGAAGCATGGAGCGAGACCCAACCGGACATGAGCAGTGGAGGTACCGTCGAATCCGCCTATGACCGATTCAAAAACTGGGAGATGCTCTGGAAAGCGGGACCTGTCTCGCCGTCGATGCTCGCATGGCAACAGCAGGAAGCTCATGCGTCAAGTGACCAAAATGTCCCACCAAGCGTGCCCTCTCAAGCCTCTACGATGGCAGGCCCATCTACTCTTCTTCATGGCGTGTCCATGACACCATCTTCTACGGCCATGGTTGGCGTAGGTGGTTCTGTTCCAACACCCGCTGCACCCGATCAAAGCATCCCAGAAGGCGAAGAAGTTCCACTCCCCGACACTTTCTCCATTTCTCAGCAGTCCCTTTCACATATGCCACACTTCGGCTTCGATCATTTTGTTTCCAACTTCCCACAAGAGTTGGGCGAGTTTACTGCTATTCCTTGCTTCGAGCCAGATTCACAGGGTCAGTCGAATGGGTTGGCTGGTGGTGAAATGAAGGCGCCAGGTAGCAGGCCAGACCCCCCTCACTGGCTGAACTTCATGAGAGATTCATGA
- a CDS encoding Cellular morphogenesis protein (Bud22), putative produces the protein MPKRKLEEVSRPARSSDTRKMSIHGTRLTQMFENGVLTIMRGLKTSRGFERQKLSRREKTAKAQKDDKALARLKEEIETLKGLDYHATSERYLFKQLIRTKRIAETRTFGEFQAVKKVSQDGPKSTAEANILARLFKSTPVQKEIPGIMAGIRKLLRVDEAPTSKANKEDVKKETPVKKQRKENSGSESESETATTKPRRGEQVSRSANDVDVSDSDESGDEDLSQFNSRLGPGSDSEADSESGDEEDLAADDISDSISRSPSPSFSADSPPSKKVKGSKGSTEPLKSTTFLPSLMNGGYWSGSEEATDEEDYGKKPVRKNRMGQQARRALWEKKYGATANHVKQEQLAAKYGGRDNGWDTKRGATDGTRGGRGGRGGRRGGFGIGPARPQRDDPAGLHSGQRSGGKPKGGPPKDEGPLHPSWEAKRKAKEQTTAAFSGKKVTFD, from the exons ATGCCCAAACGCAAGCTCGAAGAAGTCAGCAGGCCCGCGCGGTCTAGCGATACCCGCAAAATGTCCATTCACGGCACACGGTTAACGCAAATGTTCGAAAATGGCGTATTGACTATTATGCGTGGTCTCAAGACATCGCGCGGCTTTGAGCGACAAAAGCTGAGTCGACGAGAGAAGACAGCGAAAGCACAGAAGGACGATAAGGCGTTGGCGCGACTAAAGGAAGAAATTGAGACTTTGAAG GGTCTCGACTACCATGCAACATCCGAGCGATACCTGTTTAAGCAACTTATCAGAACGAAGCGCATTGCAGAGACGCGGACATTTGGAGAGTTCCAGGCCGTCAAGAAAGTCTCCCAGGACGGACCGAAGAGTACAGCCGAAGCCAATATCCTAGCGCGACTATTCAAATCCACTCCCGTGCAGAAGGAAATCCCCGGTATTATGGCCGGCATTCGGAAACTACTTCGAGTTGACGAGGCGCCGACTAGCAAGGCGAATAAAGAGGATGTCAAGAAGGAAACGCCAGTAAAGAAACAACGAAAGGAAAACAGTGGATCGGAGTCTGAATCGGAGACAGCGACAACAAAACCCCGGCGCGGCGAGCAGGTCTCGCGCTCCGCGAACGACGTGGACGTCTCCGACTCTGACGAGTCCGGAGACGAAGACCTCTCACAATTCAACTCGCGACTTGGACCGGGTTCAGACTCCGAAGCTGACTCGGAATCtggcgacgaggaagacctCGCCGCAGACGATATCTCCGATTCTATCTCCCGTTCACCATCACCCTCCTTCTCTGCAGACTCCCCACCATCCAAGAAAGTAAAGGGGAGCAAGGGCTCTACTGAACCATTGAAAAGCACGACGTTCTTGCCGTCTCTAATGAACGGTGGTTATTGGTCTGGCTCGGAAGAAGCTACTGATGAGGAAGATTACGGTAAGAAGCCTGTTCGTAAAAACCGTATGGGTCAGCAGGCACGTCGGGCTTTGTGGGAGAAGAAGTATGGAGCTACTGCAAACCATGTCAAGCAGGAGCAGTTGGCTGCGAAGTACGGTGGTAGAGATAATGGATGGGACACGAAGCGTGGTGCAACTGACGGTACACGGGGTGGCAGGGGAGGAAGAGGGGGCCGGCGTGGTGGTTTCGGCATTGGGCCTGCACGGCCTCAGAGAGATGATCCTGCTGGTCTTCATTCTGGACAGCGTTCTGGTGGTAAGCCCAAAGGTGGTCCGCCTAAGGATGAGGGCCCCTTGCATCCCTCTTGGGAGGCAAAGCGGAAGGCCAAGGAACAGACCACGGCTGCTTTCTCTGGAAAAAAGGTTACGTTCGATTAG